The Paenibacillus uliginis N3/975 genome has a window encoding:
- a CDS encoding 50S ribosomal protein L25 has translation MSSKGNNVQLAAEIRNEFTRAARRSIRQNGGLPGVVYGSDSESIPVSVNLKETARLFQTGRSEVFDLNIPGSDPVPVLIKDVQKRGGKVIHVDFLHISMNKSVRVTIPLEYQGEAIGTKSGGILQIQETELEVEGMPGDLPVTIEADVSGLEIGDKLTVADLKLPSGITLGATSEEVLASVNIPRAVEAAQANDEKAEEASEIKS, from the coding sequence ATGTCGTCAAAAGGAAACAATGTTCAACTAGCAGCTGAAATTCGGAATGAATTTACGCGGGCTGCACGCCGCAGCATTCGTCAAAATGGAGGGCTTCCCGGAGTTGTATACGGCTCGGACTCGGAAAGCATTCCGGTGTCCGTTAATCTAAAAGAAACAGCAAGACTGTTTCAGACAGGACGTTCGGAAGTGTTTGACCTTAACATTCCAGGATCAGACCCGGTTCCCGTTCTGATCAAAGATGTTCAGAAACGTGGAGGAAAAGTAATACACGTCGATTTCCTACATATTTCGATGAACAAGTCGGTTCGTGTTACAATTCCTCTGGAGTATCAGGGAGAAGCCATAGGTACGAAAAGTGGCGGTATTTTGCAAATTCAGGAAACAGAGCTTGAAGTAGAAGGAATGCCAGGAGACCTTCCGGTAACGATTGAAGCAGATGTTTCCGGGCTGGAGATTGGCGATAAGCTAACTGTTGCTGATCTTAAACTTCCCTCAGGTATAACATTGGGTGCAACTAGTGAAGAGGTTCTTGCCTCTGTTAATATTCCGCGCGCTGTAGAAGCAGCTCAGGCTAACGATGAAAAGGCGGAAGAAGCAAGCGAGATAAAAAGCTGA
- the pulA gene encoding type I pullulanase, with product MNQAPILLNESTLKVTVIMMSMDMINPITDIKLGVTYGKNQSFFSLWAPTARTVFLVLYEDAGNYDESGAVTNHDGGQENRMTRGDEGIWTFIIAGDMSGKYYLYKIEQDYGEYRFAVDPYATAVSANGYRGAIVDPEVCRPKDWDLDKRLPLIQPTDAVLYELHVRDFSMSPDSGMKYRGKYKAFTETGLSDEYGNSLGIDHLAELGVTHVHLLPIFDFKTVNELEGTEYNWGYDPQNYNVPEGSYSTDPTKPEVRIRECKEMIQAFHKKGIRVIMDVVFNHTYTVDDGPFEPVVPGYFYRQNGSGGLSNGSGVGNELATEKPMVRKYIKDSLRYWAEEYHMDGFRFDLMALIDTTTIYEIVEELRREVNPSILIYGEPWTGGDSPLPNKTVKGTQRGKGFAVFNDNYRHAIKGDNDGGGKGFATGEPWCEGAVAEGMMGSIHDFAHDASETINYVTVHDNLNLWDKVLTSMGKGHEAGLLHMNNGAPADGEDILEKVFDCRPYFAVSDHDIMTSEPVRRSLLANSIVLVSQGIPLIHAGDELLRSKFGDHNSYRSGDVVNAIRWINKERFLPVYQYYKGLLELRRTHSAFRMSNREQIENHMEIIQCGGQTVAYHLNNHANGDSWSDIVVIVNGGCNETILELPASPYGWNVVVNEKKAGVETLMTVDTSEIAVPGLSMMVLRADKQRPKKNLVTIELEYERADDNYDGWNLWVWGTGVKDGKIDFTQKDDGGVTAIIRAASDVNRIGCIVRLNDWEAREWDQDRFIVLPPGEKLLKIKVISGSGEGSSLSDLAS from the coding sequence ATGAATCAGGCGCCAATACTATTAAATGAATCTACTTTAAAAGTGACGGTGATAATGATGAGTATGGACATGATCAATCCTATTACGGATATAAAACTTGGAGTAACTTATGGAAAGAATCAAAGCTTCTTCAGCTTGTGGGCACCTACAGCCCGCACGGTATTCCTTGTATTGTATGAGGATGCCGGGAATTATGATGAATCCGGAGCAGTCACGAATCATGATGGCGGACAAGAAAACCGGATGACCCGTGGAGATGAGGGGATTTGGACTTTCATTATTGCCGGAGATATGTCGGGCAAATACTATCTTTACAAAATAGAACAGGATTATGGTGAATACCGGTTTGCTGTAGATCCGTATGCGACGGCAGTGTCAGCAAATGGGTACCGTGGAGCGATCGTTGATCCAGAAGTCTGCCGTCCGAAGGACTGGGATCTCGATAAGCGACTTCCATTGATACAGCCGACAGATGCAGTGCTGTATGAACTGCATGTAAGGGATTTTTCCATGTCACCGGATTCCGGTATGAAATATAGAGGGAAGTACAAGGCGTTTACAGAAACGGGTTTAAGTGATGAATATGGTAACAGCTTGGGGATTGACCATCTTGCTGAGCTGGGCGTAACGCATGTGCATTTGCTGCCCATATTTGATTTTAAGACGGTTAATGAGCTTGAGGGAACAGAATACAACTGGGGTTATGATCCGCAAAATTACAACGTACCGGAGGGCTCTTATTCAACCGATCCGACAAAGCCGGAGGTTCGTATCCGAGAATGTAAAGAAATGATACAGGCATTTCACAAGAAGGGTATTAGAGTCATTATGGATGTGGTGTTCAACCATACCTATACAGTGGATGATGGACCGTTCGAACCGGTTGTTCCCGGATACTTCTACCGTCAAAATGGGAGCGGGGGCCTGTCAAACGGGTCGGGAGTAGGTAATGAGTTGGCGACTGAAAAGCCGATGGTACGAAAATATATTAAAGACTCACTGCGCTATTGGGCTGAGGAATATCACATGGACGGCTTCCGGTTTGATCTCATGGCTCTAATAGACACGACGACCATTTATGAGATCGTAGAAGAGCTTCGCCGTGAGGTAAATCCGTCTATTTTAATTTATGGAGAGCCTTGGACGGGAGGAGATAGCCCGCTGCCTAATAAGACGGTCAAGGGAACACAGCGGGGGAAAGGTTTCGCCGTGTTTAACGATAACTATCGTCATGCGATTAAAGGTGACAATGACGGAGGTGGCAAAGGGTTTGCTACCGGGGAACCTTGGTGTGAGGGAGCTGTGGCTGAAGGCATGATGGGATCGATCCACGATTTTGCCCACGATGCCTCTGAGACAATCAACTACGTGACTGTGCATGATAATTTAAATTTGTGGGATAAGGTCCTCACCTCCATGGGGAAGGGACATGAAGCGGGATTACTTCACATGAATAACGGAGCTCCTGCAGATGGCGAGGACATTTTGGAAAAAGTGTTCGATTGCCGGCCTTATTTCGCTGTTTCGGATCACGATATCATGACCTCAGAGCCGGTGCGCCGGAGTTTGCTCGCCAACAGTATTGTGCTTGTATCTCAGGGAATTCCGCTTATTCACGCAGGTGACGAACTGCTGAGAAGCAAGTTTGGCGATCATAACAGCTACCGGAGTGGAGATGTCGTTAATGCCATTCGTTGGATAAACAAAGAGCGTTTTCTTCCTGTTTATCAATATTATAAAGGACTGCTGGAACTGCGAAGGACACATTCTGCTTTCAGGATGAGCAACCGTGAGCAGATTGAAAATCATATGGAGATTATTCAATGCGGCGGTCAGACGGTGGCTTACCACCTGAATAATCATGCCAATGGAGACAGTTGGAGCGATATTGTTGTCATCGTTAATGGAGGTTGCAACGAAACCATATTGGAGCTGCCAGCTTCACCATATGGCTGGAATGTTGTAGTGAATGAGAAGAAAGCAGGAGTAGAGACTCTTATGACAGTCGACACTTCCGAGATTGCTGTTCCGGGATTGTCAATGATGGTGCTACGTGCAGATAAGCAGCGGCCGAAAAAAAATCTTGTCACCATCGAATTGGAATATGAGCGTGCAGATGACAACTATGACGGATGGAACTTATGGGTATGGGGTACAGGTGTGAAGGATGGTAAGATTGATTTTACACAAAAGGATGATGGAGGAGTTACAGCTATTATCCGTGCGGCATCCGATGTGAATCGGATCGGTTGTATTGTCCGCTTGAACGATTGGGAAGCGCGAGAGTGGGACCAAGACCGTTTTATCGTGCTTCCTCCAGGGGAGAAGTTGTTGAAGATCAAGGTGATTAGCGGAAGCGGAGAAGGGAGTTCCCTTTCAGATTTAGCCAGTTAA